The sequence below is a genomic window from Anaerocolumna chitinilytica.
TTCTCCAAATTAAAGATGTCTTTTCTATTTTTACGCTTTAATATGAGGGCATATTCGTTCACCTCTTTGCGGGCTCCAAGTCTTTGCAGAAATTCTGCGCATTGCTTGTTTTCCTTCGGAAAAAAGAAGGTATACCTTATTGAAGAAGGAAACTGGCCATGTAAAGCATCAAACAGATTTTTTGCCACTACATCATAAAGCACAGCAGGCTCTATCAACAGATTACAGTCACCATTATTCTTCTCTTCATCAATGTAACAGGATAAAATCCCAATTAATCGCTCTCCCTGCCAGCAGCTGATTGCACTGTCAGAAGTGATGCTTTCCTCAATTTCCTTACGGATTGTTTCTGGATTCTTAGAGCAAAAGGTCGAAGAATGTTCCTTCCTATTATTTATCCTGAAAACAAATTCAGATAATGTCTCCAGCTCTTTCATCTCACACTTTCTTATTGCCATGCTGTCAGTCATATTATCTTCTCTCCCCTGTATTTCAACGGCTCAACCAGTAACGTTCTTCCAAATCATTATACTTTTTTTGTCCTTAAAAATCAATTCCACTATCACCACCGAACCAATTATGAAGCTTTACAGCAGAAAAGAGAGCCGTAAGAAAATAATCCTTACAGCTCATAATTATAGTCCCCTGCACATCTGCTTATAGGCTTTTAAGCACTATATAAAATCACCTGCAGTGTTTACCTGACAAGGTGAAAATGGATTTAATACCACCTTGTCATAGGCAGCTCATTATTTATGCCTTTACTAATAAGGATCTGATGCAAATCAATGATGCCGTTATTAAAGGTTGCCGCACAGGCACATAGATATAAATCCCACATCCGGGTGAATTCTGTTCCCATCATTTTCTCAATTTCTTCACGATGTTCATTGAAATTTTTATCCCAGCACAACAGCGTCCTGTTATAATGCCGCCGTAAACTTTCAACATCAATTGTGTAGAACTTATAGTCGGAGCATAAATTAATAATCTCTCTGAGGCTCGGTACCATACCGCCGGGGAAAATATATTTCTTAATCCAGGCATCCCCGGGGTACTCTTTTAATGCACTGATATAATGCAGCAGAAACAGTCCCTGAGGCTTTAAGACGGAATCCACACATTCTAAAAATTTATCGTAATTGTCCCTGCCTACATGTTCAAGCATTCCGACACTGACAACCCGGTCAAAAGCCCATTCCTGCTTAGGGAGCTCGCGGTAATCCAATAACTCCACTGCCAGCTTATCAGCCAGCCCTTCCTCTTCAATTCTCTCCTTAAAACTATTATATTGTTCCTGGCTAAGAGTAATCCCTTTACCGGTAACCCCATATTCCTTAACCGCACGAAGCAGCAAACTTCCCCAGCCGCATCCGATATCAAGCAGTTCCATTCCAGGCTTTAGATATAATTTTTTCAGGATTCTGTCTATCTTATTGTTCTGGGCCTCCAGCAAGGAATCCTGTTCATTCATAAAGTAAGCACAGGAATAGCTCAGCGACTCGTCGAGCCATAGTTTATAAAATTCATTTCCAATATCATAGTGGGACGATACCTCTTTTTTCTGATTCCGTTTGGAGCTAGATGTAAAAATCAGGTTCTTTAATGCCTTTTTATCTGTATGGAATTTTCCCATCTGTCCCAGAAAGAAGTTGAGTGCATGATACAAATCGCCTTCAATCTCAAGATCGCCCTTCATATATGCCTCACCTAAAGCTATGGAAGTACTTGTCATCAAGTCTGTAAGAGGTAATTCCCTTTTAAATATCACCCTGAATTTAGGGTCACCTTCCCCAATGCTATATTCTTTACCATTTAATTCAAGAACATAGGGATTCTCATCAAATTTTTTCATAAAATCTATCATTAAATTACTGCTTATTGGCATCCTGCTGCCTCCTGTCAATTTTTATAACTAGTTATATTGTTTCCATTTTTTTCTTATTCATAATGAAAGGGACTATTTTGATAATCATATGCATTTTTCTGTAAGTTGCTAATAAATGAGAAAAAAAAGCGTTATCCAAAATAGGATAACGCTCGTCATTTTATACACTAAAGCTATTACAAAAAAATAATATGCCATGTTTGATTGTATTCGCCTTATTAATCCACATTCCAATAACCGGTGTCTTCATATTCACTACTGCTTAATAAGAGATGATAACGTATATCTGCATTACCTGTAA
It includes:
- a CDS encoding GNAT family N-acetyltransferase; the encoded protein is MTDSMAIRKCEMKELETLSEFVFRINNRKEHSSTFCSKNPETIRKEIEESITSDSAISCWQGERLIGILSCYIDEEKNNGDCNLLIEPAVLYDVVAKNLFDALHGQFPSSIRYTFFFPKENKQCAEFLQRLGARKEVNEYALILKRKNRKDIFNLENIKELAPERYPQFVELHDSIFPGVYISGKDIIEDIGKRHFIYSLVEKEQLLAYSVLRVDNQKHVTAEIVAVRSGFRNKGYGRAVLAYLIDKAFTDFEAEYVELIVDGDNENAIHLYLDMGFDIKSENCCYIY
- a CDS encoding SAM-dependent methyltransferase codes for the protein MPISSNLMIDFMKKFDENPYVLELNGKEYSIGEGDPKFRVIFKRELPLTDLMTSTSIALGEAYMKGDLEIEGDLYHALNFFLGQMGKFHTDKKALKNLIFTSSSKRNQKKEVSSHYDIGNEFYKLWLDESLSYSCAYFMNEQDSLLEAQNNKIDRILKKLYLKPGMELLDIGCGWGSLLLRAVKEYGVTGKGITLSQEQYNSFKERIEEEGLADKLAVELLDYRELPKQEWAFDRVVSVGMLEHVGRDNYDKFLECVDSVLKPQGLFLLHYISALKEYPGDAWIKKYIFPGGMVPSLREIINLCSDYKFYTIDVESLRRHYNRTLLCWDKNFNEHREEIEKMMGTEFTRMWDLYLCACAATFNNGIIDLHQILISKGINNELPMTRWY